Proteins encoded within one genomic window of Thalassophryne amazonica chromosome 23, fThaAma1.1, whole genome shotgun sequence:
- the LOC117504850 gene encoding NLR family CARD domain-containing protein 3-like: MSEEFDKALFFDSDMSEDQDEPERRRHFGRLPSFQSGVNLQSKEQTSSRRSKTSEDEPELACLHQSAVDEALQSPNGHLDLFLRFLLGLSLQTNQTLLQGLMTQTDRISGTNHETVEYIKKKLNKNLFAERNINLIHCLNELKDRSLLDKIQDFLNSGRLSECGLFGFYLSALAFILLSSDQHLDVFDLKKYEPSHEALLLLLPVIKESKKVL; the protein is encoded by the coding sequence ATGTCTGAAGAATTTGACAAAGCACTTTTCTTTGACAGCGATATGTCAGAAGATCAAGATGAACCTGAACGAAGACGCCACTTCGGAAGACTGCCTTCCTTCCAGTCTGGAGTCAATCTGCAGTCCAAAGAACAAACATCATCCAGAAGATCAAAGACATCTGAAGATGAACCTGAACTAGCATGTCTCCATCAGAGTGCTGTGGACGAGGCCTTACAGAGTCCAAATGGACACCTGGACTTGTTCCTGCGCTTCCTTCTGGGTCTTTCCCTGCAGACCAATCAGACTCTCCTACAAGGCCtgatgacacagacagacagaatctcAGGGACCAATCATGAAACAGTCGAGTACATCAAGAAGAAGCTCAATAAGAATCTGTTTGCAGAGAGAAACATCAATCTGATCCACtgtctgaatgaactgaaggatCGTTCTTTACTGGATAAGATCCAAGATTTCCTGAACTCTGGACGTCTCTCTGAATGTGGTCTGTTTGGTTTTTATTTATCAGCTCTGGCCTTCATCTTACTGTCCTCAGATCAACACCTGGACGTGTTTGACCTGAAAAAATATGAACCTTCACATGAGGCTCTTCTGTTGCTGCTGCCAGTGATCAAAGAATCTAAAAAAGTTTTGTAA